The following coding sequences are from one Mycolicibacterium aichiense window:
- a CDS encoding TetR/AcrR family transcriptional regulator gives MDESRNPRRRPGGRSARVQDAVAQAALAQLLDVGYQGLTIRGVAQAAGVAETTVYRRWPTTNHLTAAALLKLTETDNPLPDTGTLDGDLRALLTQIVALLKRPEVLRVVRSAAAIDHDEDGSVRAGKSAFFDARFADAKLIVERAIDRGEIASNTDAHLLIEALVAPSYMRALLENHPLDEELVDSSVRIVLGALQSVGIPKRADSS, from the coding sequence GTGGACGAATCGAGAAATCCGCGGCGACGCCCAGGGGGTCGGTCTGCCCGCGTCCAGGATGCTGTCGCCCAAGCCGCCCTGGCCCAGTTGCTCGACGTCGGGTATCAGGGACTGACAATCCGCGGCGTCGCCCAGGCCGCCGGCGTAGCGGAGACCACGGTGTACCGGCGCTGGCCCACTACCAACCACCTCACCGCGGCCGCATTGCTCAAGCTCACGGAGACCGATAACCCGTTGCCCGACACGGGAACCCTCGACGGAGACCTTCGAGCGCTATTGACGCAGATCGTCGCACTACTGAAGAGGCCTGAAGTGCTGCGTGTGGTTCGAAGTGCGGCAGCTATCGATCACGATGAGGACGGCTCGGTGAGGGCCGGAAAGTCCGCATTCTTCGACGCCCGTTTCGCTGATGCCAAGCTGATCGTCGAACGGGCCATCGACCGCGGGGAGATCGCGAGCAACACCGACGCCCACCTGCTGATCGAGGCACTGGTCGCGCCGTCGTATATGCGCGCACTCCTGGAGAACCACCCGCTCGACGAGGAGCTCGTCGATTCGTCGGTCCGCATCGTGCTGGGCGCACTTCAGTCGGTGGGCATCCCCAAGCGGGCGGACTCATCGTAA
- a CDS encoding alpha/beta hydrolase, giving the protein MEQRVEFASGGETLAGRLFRPDDATGPLPTVVAAGGWCYTKEIVLPHVARIVNESPVQVLTFDYAGFGESSGVRRQHLDPWQQISDYRNALTYVESRDDVAADRLGAFGISYSGGHVLILAAIDPRVKAVVSVVPVVDGHATMKRVHGEARFVDFEAKILDARRHAAQGVDDRIAFATLTPATELSVWPFPRIHEVFHQIKSDEAPLHEHWSTTESAELLLNYSVSTFLPRILDTKVMTIVAEGDNITAWDLEIAAFNQIASPFKKLAVLPAVSHMSLYSERSDTNVAAAHTRDWFGEHLAAAKVDA; this is encoded by the coding sequence ATGGAACAACGCGTTGAATTTGCCAGCGGCGGTGAAACATTGGCGGGTCGCCTTTTTCGGCCTGACGATGCGACCGGACCGCTGCCGACAGTGGTGGCCGCCGGGGGATGGTGCTACACCAAGGAGATTGTGCTGCCACACGTAGCGCGGATCGTCAACGAATCACCGGTTCAGGTTCTGACGTTCGATTATGCGGGCTTCGGTGAGAGTTCCGGCGTACGCCGTCAGCACCTGGATCCGTGGCAGCAGATCTCGGACTATCGCAATGCGCTGACCTATGTGGAATCCCGTGACGACGTGGCCGCCGACCGGTTGGGTGCCTTCGGCATCTCGTACAGCGGTGGCCACGTCCTGATCCTCGCGGCCATTGACCCGCGAGTGAAGGCGGTCGTCAGCGTCGTACCCGTCGTCGACGGACACGCGACCATGAAGCGAGTGCACGGCGAGGCGCGCTTCGTCGACTTCGAGGCCAAGATCTTGGATGCCCGCAGGCATGCCGCCCAGGGTGTAGACGATCGAATTGCCTTCGCCACGTTGACTCCGGCCACGGAGCTTTCGGTGTGGCCGTTCCCCCGAATCCACGAGGTGTTCCACCAGATCAAGTCGGATGAAGCGCCGCTGCATGAGCATTGGAGCACCACCGAATCGGCTGAGTTGTTGCTCAACTACAGCGTTTCGACGTTCCTGCCGAGGATCCTGGATACCAAGGTCATGACGATCGTTGCCGAGGGCGACAACATCACCGCGTGGGATCTGGAGATCGCCGCGTTCAATCAGATTGCCTCGCCGTTCAAGAAGCTGGCTGTTCTGCCTGCCGTGAGCCATATGAGTCTGTATTCGGAGCGCAGCGACACGAACGTGGCAGCAGCGCACACCCGCGACTGGTTCGGAGAACATCTCGCGGCCGCGAAGGTCGACGCATGA
- a CDS encoding SDR family NAD(P)-dependent oxidoreductase encodes MTLAGSGILITGASSGIGREVATRLIGEGARVFITGLPPEADVRTAARTVSDDGARVGYAVMDLLDPASVHDAVDAAERFLGTIDIVINNAGVATQAPAAAQDMHVAVREFDVNYFGMFRVTQAVLPLMLAQGRGQIVNVASTLAKVPGPTQANYSASKAAIVAFSTALRSEVEDRGVAVKVFIPGLTATPLTEKLSVRSPKLLTPVEVAGHMVKALRSRRPLYVTGSSYRALMTLARLAPETARRLVKRYY; translated from the coding sequence ATGACATTGGCAGGCAGCGGAATCCTGATCACCGGCGCCTCCAGCGGAATAGGCCGCGAGGTGGCTACTCGATTGATCGGTGAAGGAGCCAGGGTGTTTATCACGGGTCTGCCACCGGAGGCTGACGTCCGCACCGCGGCACGGACCGTCAGCGACGATGGCGCCCGCGTCGGCTATGCCGTGATGGACTTGCTCGATCCGGCATCGGTGCACGACGCTGTTGATGCCGCTGAACGCTTTCTGGGCACGATTGACATTGTGATCAACAACGCCGGCGTCGCAACGCAGGCTCCCGCCGCGGCCCAGGATATGCACGTCGCAGTGCGGGAATTCGACGTGAATTACTTTGGCATGTTTCGGGTTACGCAAGCCGTCCTGCCGCTGATGCTGGCTCAGGGGAGGGGGCAGATCGTCAATGTTGCGTCGACACTGGCCAAAGTACCCGGACCGACGCAGGCCAACTACTCCGCATCCAAGGCCGCCATCGTCGCGTTCTCCACCGCGCTGCGCAGCGAGGTCGAAGACCGTGGCGTTGCGGTGAAGGTCTTCATTCCCGGTCTGACCGCAACGCCGCTGACCGAAAAGCTCTCGGTACGTTCACCGAAGCTGCTGACTCCCGTGGAGGTGGCCGGTCACATGGTCAAGGCGTTGCGCAGCCGTCGCCCGCTCTACGTCACCGGCAGCTCGTACCGTGCGCTGATGACGCTCGCCCGCCTGGCGCCCGAGACAGCGCGTCGGCTGGTCAAGCGCTACTACTGA
- a CDS encoding lysophospholipid acyltransferase family protein: protein MSDSQNSTSEGSSVVCDGKNPIDQSPRVANLEKAIFSVADRLNPFIDFARPYVDGLENLPRDGRFLLVGNHTVVGSMAETLMIPYVVHRELGVRVRGLADKAMTKMPGPLADVFEAAGAVVGTPANGAALMAAGETVLVFPGGGREMPKFKGEKYQLNWEGRSGFARLAIAHGYPIVPAASVGGDDIFHGTIERDGMLGRASQLVGRQLFGRSDVSIPLMRGLGPTLIPDPNRLYLRFGQPISTTPTGGSASAWEACVKEQTRCALEDELASLQRLRRTDPYRNLNPVAWNRALRSPQPMR, encoded by the coding sequence ATGAGCGATTCGCAGAATTCGACATCCGAGGGTTCAAGCGTGGTCTGCGATGGCAAGAATCCGATCGATCAATCGCCGCGGGTTGCCAACCTGGAGAAGGCGATCTTCTCAGTTGCCGATCGCCTGAACCCGTTCATCGATTTCGCCCGCCCGTATGTCGACGGGCTTGAGAACCTGCCGCGCGACGGCCGATTTCTACTGGTCGGAAACCACACTGTCGTGGGCTCGATGGCCGAGACCTTGATGATCCCCTACGTCGTACATCGGGAGCTCGGGGTCCGCGTCAGAGGCCTTGCAGACAAGGCCATGACGAAAATGCCCGGTCCGCTCGCCGACGTCTTCGAGGCTGCCGGCGCCGTCGTCGGCACTCCCGCCAACGGTGCCGCCCTGATGGCCGCCGGGGAGACCGTCCTGGTTTTCCCGGGCGGCGGTCGCGAGATGCCCAAATTCAAAGGTGAGAAGTACCAGTTGAACTGGGAGGGGCGCAGCGGCTTCGCCCGGCTGGCGATCGCACACGGCTATCCGATTGTCCCCGCCGCGTCCGTTGGTGGCGACGACATTTTTCACGGAACGATTGAGCGAGACGGCATGCTGGGCCGAGCGAGTCAGCTCGTCGGAAGGCAACTCTTCGGACGGTCTGATGTATCCATTCCCCTGATGCGCGGCTTGGGGCCCACCCTTATTCCAGACCCCAACCGCCTGTATCTGCGCTTCGGGCAGCCAATCAGCACAACTCCGACGGGCGGCTCAGCCAGTGCGTGGGAGGCCTGCGTCAAAGAGCAGACAAGGTGCGCTCTCGAAGACGAGCTCGCATCGCTACAGCGACTGCGCCGGACCGATCCGTACCGAAATCTCAATCCGGTGGCCTGGAATCGGGCCCTTCGATCTCCTCAACCGATGCGATGA
- a CDS encoding TetR/AcrR family transcriptional regulator, with translation MSSMVFDLPENSSARAARLLAAANDLLLSRGARGFTVADVAARAHVGKGTVYLYWPTKEDLLLGLIGREFLSQVEKMIELLAEDNDLARPSRFCPAIVGLATSQPLISALQRNDHDLLGILTDDPRSRGLHEALGPGAMLRVILPIWRDSGLVRTDWDVDDQVFALNALIGGITMSILAPTPEPIRVADPLVVLGQAVTALLGPERAGLKQIRATADQIGNHLRTCATIALHVITASNARKPNGGTASGAE, from the coding sequence ATGAGCTCGATGGTCTTCGATCTGCCGGAAAACAGCTCGGCAAGGGCTGCACGGCTCCTCGCCGCAGCCAACGACCTACTGCTCAGTCGAGGTGCGAGGGGATTCACCGTCGCCGACGTCGCTGCCCGCGCGCATGTGGGAAAGGGCACCGTCTATCTCTATTGGCCGACGAAGGAAGACCTCCTGCTCGGACTGATCGGCAGGGAATTCTTGAGTCAGGTTGAAAAGATGATCGAGCTCCTGGCGGAGGACAACGACCTAGCCCGACCATCGCGGTTCTGTCCGGCAATCGTCGGCCTTGCGACCAGTCAACCGCTGATCTCTGCGCTCCAGCGCAACGATCACGACCTGCTCGGCATATTGACAGATGATCCCCGCTCGCGTGGCCTTCACGAGGCGCTGGGGCCGGGCGCCATGTTGCGTGTCATCCTTCCGATTTGGCGTGACAGCGGACTCGTGCGCACCGACTGGGATGTCGATGACCAGGTTTTCGCGCTGAACGCTCTGATCGGCGGAATCACGATGTCGATCCTCGCCCCGACGCCAGAACCGATCAGGGTGGCCGATCCGTTGGTCGTGCTCGGTCAAGCCGTCACTGCTTTGCTCGGACCAGAACGCGCCGGATTGAAGCAGATCCGGGCGACCGCAGACCAGATCGGCAACCATTTGCGCACCTGCGCGACCATCGCCCTGCACGTGATCACCGCATCAAATGCGCGCAAGCCGAATGGCGGGACCGCCTCGGGAGCTGAGTGA
- a CDS encoding flavodoxin family protein has protein sequence MVTPHVVVAYHSGFGHTATLAQAVARGASAAGAQVRRIAVDTLGDDDWPILDAADAIIFGCPTYMGNVSAGFQAFAERTGRRCMEGTWRDKVGAGFTNSGSKAGDKLQTLSALAVFAAQHHMHWVNLGLTAGWNTSAASEFDLNRLGFWLGAGASTDVDADPTAVHDADLRTCEHLGHRVATVTRQLLAGRALESV, from the coding sequence ATGGTGACACCGCACGTGGTGGTGGCATATCACTCAGGCTTCGGCCACACCGCGACCTTGGCGCAGGCCGTGGCGCGGGGAGCGTCGGCGGCGGGGGCACAGGTCCGGCGGATAGCGGTCGACACCCTCGGCGACGACGATTGGCCGATACTCGATGCGGCCGACGCGATCATTTTCGGTTGCCCCACGTACATGGGAAACGTGTCGGCCGGTTTTCAGGCTTTCGCCGAACGCACCGGCCGGCGCTGCATGGAGGGCACCTGGCGCGACAAGGTGGGTGCGGGCTTCACCAACTCCGGATCGAAGGCCGGTGACAAGCTACAGACCCTCAGCGCGCTTGCGGTGTTCGCCGCCCAGCATCACATGCACTGGGTCAACCTCGGCCTGACTGCGGGATGGAACACCAGCGCCGCAAGCGAATTCGACCTGAATCGGCTGGGCTTCTGGCTGGGCGCCGGTGCCTCGACCGATGTCGACGCTGACCCGACTGCGGTCCATGACGCCGACTTGCGCACGTGCGAACACCTCGGGCATCGCGTCGCTACGGTGACGCGTCAGCTGCTCGCGGGGCGGGCTCTTGAATCCGTATGA
- a CDS encoding SRPBCC family protein, protein MTTREGRLSIENDRAVLTFERRLPHPVERVWDAITNPEERSKWMGDTTIDAREGGTIDMIPAAPPIPADQKRMAGRILVWDPPHVFEHEWNQRIVEPGVVRYELVPDGDGTLLRFSHRGLGVRNANGFRPGTHAYLDRLEAYMSGGEIPDWQERYREVAESAYGGQAW, encoded by the coding sequence ATGACCACTCGCGAGGGCCGGCTCAGCATCGAAAATGACCGGGCAGTACTGACTTTCGAGCGCCGACTCCCCCACCCTGTCGAGCGGGTGTGGGACGCGATCACCAACCCCGAGGAACGCAGCAAATGGATGGGTGACACCACCATCGACGCCCGCGAGGGCGGGACGATCGACATGATCCCTGCCGCACCACCGATCCCGGCCGACCAGAAAAGGATGGCGGGCCGCATCCTGGTGTGGGACCCGCCGCATGTCTTCGAGCACGAATGGAACCAGCGGATCGTCGAACCCGGGGTTGTGCGTTACGAGTTGGTTCCCGACGGCGACGGAACGCTGCTGCGATTCAGTCACCGCGGGCTTGGTGTGCGCAACGCCAACGGTTTTCGGCCCGGGACGCATGCCTACCTGGACCGCCTCGAGGCCTATATGTCCGGGGGCGAGATACCCGACTGGCAGGAGCGCTACCGCGAGGTGGCCGAGAGTGCATACGGAGGACAAGCATGGTGA
- a CDS encoding ArsR/SmtB family transcription factor: MDVFEAVAEPNRRVLLDTLAAGDRTAGELVAALPDLTQPSVSRHLRILREVGLVEVRPDAQRRIYALRADGLVAIDSWIEQYRQFWSGHLDALERHLKTTKESS, encoded by the coding sequence GTGGACGTCTTCGAGGCAGTCGCCGAGCCAAATCGCCGGGTGTTGCTGGATACCTTGGCCGCCGGTGATCGCACCGCCGGGGAACTCGTTGCGGCACTGCCGGATCTGACGCAACCCTCGGTGTCGCGGCATCTGCGCATCCTGCGGGAAGTCGGGCTGGTCGAGGTCCGCCCGGATGCGCAGCGCCGGATCTACGCGCTGCGCGCCGACGGACTTGTCGCGATCGACAGCTGGATCGAGCAGTACCGCCAGTTCTGGAGCGGCCACCTCGACGCCCTCGAACGCCACTTGAAGACGACCAAGGAGAGCTCATGA
- a CDS encoding thioesterase family protein, which translates to MSCYYRRLGIDGEAELFASTDDTRSNWNSDIQHGSPPLALLTKAIEAKLSDGMRIGRLTLDILGAIPITEMRVQARVDRPGSRIALLSAEMSAERPDGPPRAVARVTAWALATSDTADAATDRYPPLIEGPTAPLELHWKDAHGYVESVEWRRQYDGSDSGTVYWMSPISNLVDDEPTTALERLAMVVDSANGIGAAIDPQKFIYMNTDTAVHLHRAPVGSDFGVRARGSIGPDGIGVTTAELFDRDGFIGTSAQTLLVQRR; encoded by the coding sequence ATGAGCTGTTACTACCGGCGGCTCGGAATCGACGGCGAGGCAGAGCTTTTCGCGTCGACCGACGACACCCGGAGCAACTGGAATTCCGACATCCAGCACGGGTCGCCGCCGCTGGCATTGTTGACCAAAGCGATCGAGGCGAAGCTGTCCGACGGTATGCGGATCGGCCGGTTGACTCTGGACATCCTGGGGGCGATACCGATCACCGAGATGCGGGTGCAGGCCCGGGTTGACCGGCCGGGCAGCCGCATTGCGCTGCTCTCGGCCGAGATGTCGGCGGAGCGTCCCGACGGTCCGCCGCGCGCCGTGGCTCGGGTGACGGCCTGGGCGTTGGCCACCTCCGATACCGCCGACGCCGCAACCGATCGCTATCCACCGCTGATCGAGGGCCCCACCGCACCGCTGGAGCTGCACTGGAAGGATGCGCACGGCTACGTCGAGTCGGTGGAATGGCGGCGGCAGTACGACGGATCCGACAGCGGCACGGTGTATTGGATGTCGCCCATTTCCAATCTGGTGGACGACGAGCCCACCACCGCGCTCGAGCGACTCGCCATGGTGGTCGACTCCGCGAATGGCATTGGCGCCGCGATAGATCCGCAGAAGTTCATCTACATGAACACCGACACGGCGGTGCATCTGCATCGCGCGCCGGTGGGCAGCGATTTCGGTGTGCGCGCTCGCGGATCTATCGGGCCGGACGGGATCGGGGTGACCACGGCCGAGTTGTTCGACCGCGACGGATTCATCGGAACCTCGGCGCAGACGCTGCTGGTGCAGCGCCGGTAG
- a CDS encoding RecB family exonuclease, whose product MSDQVLQASRPALSPSRAADFKQCPLLYRFRAVDRLPEPPSTAQLRGSVVHAALEQLYGLPAAERGPDTALSLVDPAWERVLSEHPDFAGDFTDEQRTQLVAEARALLTGYYRLEDPTRFDPQSCEQRIEVELADGTLLRGFVDRIDVAGTGELRVVDYKTGKAPPEARALAEFKALFQMKFYAVALLRSREVLASRLRLIYLADGQVLDYSPALDELLRFEKTLMAIWRAIQSAGATGDFRANPSRLCNWCSHQALCPAYGGTPPPYPGWPEQIGGEPAA is encoded by the coding sequence ATGTCAGATCAGGTGCTGCAGGCGTCGCGTCCCGCGTTGTCGCCTTCGCGGGCCGCCGACTTCAAGCAGTGCCCGCTGCTGTACCGCTTCCGGGCCGTTGACCGGCTGCCCGAGCCGCCGTCGACCGCTCAGCTGCGGGGTTCGGTGGTGCACGCCGCCCTCGAGCAGCTGTACGGTTTGCCTGCCGCCGAGCGTGGCCCGGATACCGCATTGTCGTTGGTCGACCCGGCATGGGAGCGGGTGCTGTCCGAACACCCGGACTTCGCCGGCGATTTCACCGACGAGCAGCGCACCCAGCTCGTCGCGGAGGCACGCGCCCTGCTGACCGGCTACTACCGGCTCGAGGACCCGACCCGCTTCGATCCACAGAGCTGCGAGCAACGGATCGAGGTCGAACTGGCCGACGGAACGCTGCTGCGCGGTTTCGTCGACCGGATCGACGTCGCGGGCACCGGCGAGCTCCGGGTGGTGGACTACAAGACCGGGAAGGCGCCACCGGAGGCCAGGGCACTCGCGGAGTTCAAGGCGCTGTTTCAGATGAAGTTCTACGCCGTCGCATTGTTGCGTTCCCGTGAGGTGCTGGCCAGCCGATTGCGGCTGATCTATCTGGCGGACGGCCAGGTGCTCGACTACTCACCTGCGCTCGACGAGCTGCTTCGCTTCGAGAAGACTCTGATGGCGATCTGGCGCGCCATCCAATCGGCCGGTGCGACAGGCGATTTCCGGGCCAACCCCTCGCGCCTGTGTAACTGGTGCAGCCATCAGGCGCTCTGTCCGGCGTATGGCGGAACGCCGCCGCCCTATCCCGGCTGGCCCGAACAGATCGGCGGCGAGCCGGCCGCATGA
- a CDS encoding tRNA (adenine-N1)-methyltransferase: MTDDPAPRRTGPFVVGDRVQLTDAKGRHYTMILNPGSEFHTHRGAIEHDAVIGLPEGSVVKSTNGDAFLVLRPLLIDYVLSMPRGAQVIYPKDAAQIVHEGDIFPGARVLEAGAGSGALTCSLLRAVGPDGEVISYEVRDDHAVHARRNVATFFGEDPENWRLIIGDLVDSDLDEASVDRVILDMLSPWDVLDTVARLLIPGGVLMVYVATVTQLSKTVELLREQQCWTEPRAWESLQRGWNVVGLAVRPQHNMRGHTAFLISARRLAPGTITPTPLRRKKLAP; the protein is encoded by the coding sequence GTGACCGACGATCCCGCCCCGCGCCGCACCGGCCCCTTCGTCGTCGGGGACCGCGTCCAGCTCACCGACGCCAAGGGCCGTCACTACACGATGATCCTCAACCCGGGCAGTGAGTTCCACACCCACCGCGGGGCCATCGAGCACGACGCGGTGATCGGATTGCCGGAAGGCAGCGTGGTCAAGTCGACCAACGGCGACGCTTTCCTGGTGCTACGCCCGCTGCTCATCGACTACGTGCTCTCGATGCCGCGCGGCGCCCAGGTCATCTACCCCAAGGACGCCGCCCAGATCGTGCATGAGGGCGACATCTTTCCGGGCGCCCGGGTCCTGGAGGCCGGAGCGGGGTCCGGCGCGCTGACGTGCTCTCTGCTGCGTGCCGTCGGCCCCGACGGCGAGGTGATCTCCTATGAGGTGCGTGACGACCACGCCGTGCACGCCCGGCGCAACGTGGCGACGTTCTTCGGCGAGGACCCGGAGAACTGGCGGCTGATCATCGGCGACCTTGTCGACTCCGACCTCGACGAGGCGTCGGTCGACCGCGTCATCCTGGACATGCTGTCGCCGTGGGACGTCCTGGACACCGTGGCCCGGCTGTTGATCCCCGGCGGGGTGCTGATGGTGTACGTGGCGACCGTGACCCAGCTGTCCAAGACCGTCGAGCTGCTGCGCGAACAGCAGTGCTGGACCGAGCCCAGGGCATGGGAATCGTTGCAGCGCGGCTGGAACGTTGTCGGCCTTGCGGTGCGTCCGCAGCACAACATGCGCGGCCACACGGCGTTCCTGATCTCGGCGCGACGACTGGCCCCGGGCACGATCACGCCGACCCCGCTGCGCCGCAAGAAGCTCGCGCCTTAG
- a CDS encoding DUF503 domain-containing protein produces MWIGWLEFDVLLGDVHSLKEKRAVVRPIVAELRRRFTVSAAETGSTDLHRRAGIGVAVVAGERAHVVEVLDGAERLVAARPEIELLSVRRGLHRSDD; encoded by the coding sequence ATGTGGATCGGCTGGTTGGAATTCGACGTCCTGCTCGGTGACGTCCACTCGCTGAAGGAAAAGCGTGCCGTGGTGCGGCCGATCGTCGCCGAACTGCGCCGTCGATTCACGGTGTCGGCGGCTGAGACGGGTTCGACCGATCTGCACCGGCGGGCCGGCATCGGGGTGGCGGTGGTCGCCGGCGAGCGGGCCCACGTCGTCGAGGTGCTCGACGGTGCGGAACGGTTGGTCGCGGCGCGCCCCGAAATCGAATTGCTCTCAGTGCGACGCGGACTACACCGCAGCGACGACTAA
- the arc gene encoding proteasome ATPase → MSEAQEPQLSGEDAAELEELRREASVLRDQLENAMSTQGGARSARDVHQLEARIDSLASRNAKLMDTLKEARQQLLALREEVDRLGQPPSGYGVLLGSHEDDTVDVFTSGRKMRLTCSPNIDVKALKQGQTVRLNEALTVVEAGNFESVGEISTLREILADGHRALVVGHADEERIVWLAEPLVAIEDLPADVAEELDDDDLRPRKLRPGDSLLVDTKAGYAFERIPKAEVEDLVLEEVPDVAYSDIGGLTRQIEQIRDAVELPFLHKELYREYALRPPKGVLLYGPPGCGKTLIAKAVANSLAKKMAEVRGDDAREAKSYFLNIKGPELLNKFVGETERHIRLIFQRAREKASEGTPVIVFFDEMDSIFRTRGTGVSSDVETTVVPQLLSEIDGVEGLENVIVIGASNREDMIDPAILRPGRLDVKIKIERPDAEAALDIFSKYLTEDLPVNADDLAEFGGDRGLCIRAMIEKVVDRMYAEIDDNRFLEVTYANGDKEVMYFKDFNSGAMIQNVVDRAKKYAIKSVLETGQKGLRIQHLLDSIVDEFAENEDLPNTTNPDDWARISGKKGERIVYIRTLVTGKSSSASRAIDTESNLGQYL, encoded by the coding sequence ATGAGTGAGGCACAAGAACCCCAGCTGTCCGGCGAAGACGCCGCCGAACTTGAAGAGCTGCGCCGCGAGGCGTCAGTGCTGCGCGATCAGCTGGAGAACGCCATGAGTACACAGGGCGGCGCCCGCAGTGCTCGTGATGTGCATCAGCTCGAGGCGCGTATCGACTCCCTGGCGTCACGCAACGCCAAGCTGATGGACACCCTCAAGGAGGCCCGTCAGCAGTTGCTCGCCCTGCGCGAAGAGGTCGACCGGCTCGGTCAGCCGCCGAGCGGATACGGCGTGCTGCTGGGTTCCCATGAGGACGACACGGTCGACGTGTTCACCTCCGGTCGCAAGATGCGGCTGACGTGCTCACCGAACATCGACGTGAAGGCGCTCAAGCAAGGCCAGACGGTTCGCCTCAACGAGGCGCTGACGGTCGTGGAGGCCGGAAACTTCGAATCCGTGGGGGAGATCTCCACCCTCCGCGAGATCCTTGCCGACGGACACCGGGCGCTCGTCGTCGGGCATGCCGACGAGGAACGCATCGTGTGGTTGGCCGAACCGCTGGTCGCCATCGAGGACCTGCCCGCCGACGTCGCCGAGGAACTCGACGACGACGATCTGCGTCCCCGCAAGCTTCGTCCCGGCGACTCGTTGCTCGTCGACACCAAGGCCGGGTACGCGTTCGAACGGATTCCCAAGGCTGAGGTCGAGGATCTCGTCCTCGAAGAGGTGCCCGACGTCGCCTACAGCGATATCGGCGGCCTGACCCGCCAGATCGAGCAGATCCGCGACGCCGTCGAGTTGCCGTTCCTGCACAAGGAGCTCTACCGCGAGTACGCGTTGCGACCGCCGAAAGGTGTGCTGCTCTACGGCCCGCCCGGGTGCGGTAAGACGCTGATCGCCAAGGCGGTGGCCAATTCGTTGGCGAAGAAGATGGCCGAGGTTCGCGGCGACGACGCCCGCGAGGCGAAGTCGTACTTCCTCAACATCAAAGGCCCCGAGCTGCTGAACAAGTTCGTCGGCGAGACCGAACGGCATATCCGCCTGATCTTCCAGCGGGCGCGCGAAAAGGCCTCCGAGGGAACGCCGGTCATCGTCTTCTTCGACGAGATGGACTCGATCTTCCGTACTCGCGGCACCGGTGTGAGCTCCGATGTCGAGACGACGGTCGTGCCCCAGCTGCTGTCGGAGATCGACGGTGTGGAGGGTCTGGAGAACGTCATCGTGATCGGCGCCTCCAACCGCGAGGACATGATCGACCCGGCGATCCTGCGGCCGGGGCGCCTCGACGTCAAGATCAAGATCGAACGGCCGGATGCCGAAGCGGCACTGGACATCTTCAGCAAGTACCTCACCGAGGACCTGCCGGTGAACGCCGACGATCTCGCCGAGTTCGGCGGCGATCGCGGGCTGTGCATCCGGGCCATGATCGAAAAGGTCGTCGACCGGATGTACGCAGAGATCGACGACAACCGATTCCTCGAAGTCACCTACGCCAACGGTGACAAAGAGGTCATGTACTTCAAGGACTTCAACTCCGGCGCGATGATCCAGAACGTCGTCGACCGGGCCAAGAAGTACGCGATCAAGTCGGTCCTGGAAACCGGGCAGAAGGGTCTGCGGATCCAGCACCTGCTCGACTCGATCGTCGACGAGTTCGCCGAGAACGAGGACCTGCCCAACACCACGAATCCCGATGACTGGGCTCGGATCTCGGGCAAGAAGGGCGAGCGGATCGTCTACATCCGCACGCTGGTCACCGGCAAGAGCAGCAGTGCCAGCCGGGCCATCGACACCGAGTCGAACCTGGGCCAGTACCTGTAG
- a CDS encoding DUF732 domain-containing protein has product MKKRVITGIAAVGLGLALASPAYADQDSFITTLANDGWNGPVDTAVALGQHICSDIAAGVPQATTLQTISDNTTDGVEPKDAAFFYSAAATQLCGH; this is encoded by the coding sequence ATGAAGAAGCGTGTCATCACCGGCATCGCCGCTGTTGGACTCGGTTTGGCGCTCGCCTCACCGGCCTACGCGGATCAGGACTCCTTCATCACGACACTGGCCAATGACGGCTGGAATGGACCGGTCGACACCGCGGTGGCGCTGGGACAGCACATCTGCAGCGACATCGCCGCCGGCGTTCCGCAGGCGACCACGCTCCAGACCATCTCGGACAACACCACTGACGGCGTCGAGCCGAAGGACGCGGCCTTCTTCTACAGCGCCGCCGCCACCCAGCTCTGCGGACACTGA